Sequence from the Lentilitoribacter sp. Alg239-R112 genome:
TCTACGAGAATGGCGAGTTTTATTTCATTGAAATGAATACCCGTTTACAGGTGGAACATACAATTACCGAAGCTATTACAGGCATCGACTTAGTCAATGAGCAAATTCGTATCGCATCTGGCGGATCAATTTCCGTTTCTCAAGAAGATGTTACATTCATTGGACATGCAATAGAATGTCGAATTAATGCGGAAGATCCAAATACATTTGTTCCATCTCCTGGAACCATTACACACTATCATCCGCCCGGTGGTTTAGGTGTACGTGTGGATTCTGGCGTCTATCAGGGATATAGAATCCCGCCATATTACGATAGCCTAATAGGTAAACTGATCGTTCATGGACGCACTAGAAATGAATGTATGATGCGCCTTCGTCGCGCAATCGATGAGTTTGTGGTTGACGGTATTAACACGACACTCCCATTATTTTTAGATCTTTTGGATAATCAAGACATTGTAAACGGTGACTATGACATCCATTGGCTAGAAAAATATCTTGAAAACAAGAACGCAAATTAATGAGCTTGGCGGCGATATGTCGCCAACTCACTAAATATGGCATCCATTCAAACACTGGATTTTGAATGACGACTTCATCAGACCACATGCCTTTATCGCCAGAAATTCTGCTAAGCGCATATAGTCAGGGCCTGTTTCCAATGTCGGATTCGGCAGATGATCCTGACTGTTTTTGGGTTAAGCCGGAGATACGTGGGATTATTCCACTTGACCAATTTCATATACCTCGCAGCCTAAAAAAAGTCATAGCACAACGTAAGTTTGATATCAGGATTAACACCCGTTTTGATGACGTCATGAAGGAGTGCGCGAAAGAGACTGGCAATAGACCCTCTACTTGGATTAATAGAACGATATATGAAGCCTATTTGCAACTACATAAAGTAGGCCATGCACATAGCATTGAAGCCTGGCGTAACAATCAGTTAGTGGGTGGTTTGTACGGCGTTTCACTCGGGGCTGGTTTTTTTGGTGAAAGTATGTTTACACGAGAGACAGACGCATCAAAAGTTTGTTTAGCTTATCTTGTTAAGCATTTAAAAAAATTAAATTATATACTTCTGGACACACAGTTCACCACAGATCACCTTAAACGTTTTGGAGCGATTGATATTCCTAATGATGAATATTTAAGCCTACTTTCAGATGCTATGTCGTACGAAGACATCGAGTTTTATTAGTCATATAATTTATGCTCTTCTGATCTGGCTAGCATCAGCAATTTGCATCCATTTTTCAATCTTATTAAATAATTCCGGAGGGGATAATGGTTTCTTAATCTGACCATCAAGAACAGGTAATAGTAAATTTGTTTCATCCTCTCCGTCAGCAGAATCCGAGAAGGGCATCATTCCTAAAAGTGGCACCAGTCCATTAAATCGCTTCAACTTCTCCAAACACAGTCGCGTATCTTCATTATTAAATTCACGACTAGCAGCATCAATAATAACCAGCTTAGGTTGATGCGATTTAAATAACGCCTCGCCTTCCGCTATATCAGATGTGATTTTATATTGATAACCAATCGATTCCAAAATTTGTGCCAACATAATCTGGTTTACGGTATTACTTTCAAGCAGAAGAATATCAATATTTGTGCCTTTATCATGATTTCTAATAAGTTTATCCAAGCCCCTATCCTGTTGTATTTTTGGATCTTTTACAACCGAGCGGGGTAAATCATTTATATCTTCATGAGTGCCTTGAACATCATAATGTTCTGAAAATATACCTAGAAGAAGCGACCTTAGCGACCCTATTTCCAAGGGCTTGAGAATGTAGTTGTTGCGCTCTACCCCCTCACCAGTGGGAAAATTATCTGCGGAAGATACCATCATAAACAACGGTATATGTGATAAAACTTCATCATCTTTTATTAAAGCATATAGATCTATATTATTGCTCTGATTGGTTTCATCATCAATAAAAACACCCTCAACGGTAAAACCTTTTTCAAATAGCGCGCACATAACAGCGATCGCTTCTTCAGCGTTGCGGCAAGCAGCTACATCTCCACCCCATTCTTTAAGTTGATGCTCGAGTAGCGCCTTATCAAACTCGCTGTCATCTATCACGATGAAGCGTTTTTTCTCTAGGTTGGGGATTTTTTGAATAGATTGAGGTATTTTCTTTGGAACATCAAAATCTAGTTCAAACCAAAACTTCGAGCCAATACCGGCTGCGCTATCCAATCTAATTATACCACCCATTAAAGCGATAAGTGCGCTGGAGACAGAAACACCCTGACCAACATGTAATCCCGCCTTAGTTGGACGATACTTGTCAAATAAGTGTTCTTGCTCTTTTGCGGTAATCCCGCGACCAGTATCATGAATTTCAAAGCGCACTGTTGTGGTTTGATCATTATTGTGCGGTACAGCACTAATATTAAGTTTAACCTCACCACTCTCAGTAAATCGAATGGCATTGCTTATTAAGTTTGTAATAA
This genomic interval carries:
- the aat gene encoding leucyl/phenylalanyl-tRNA--protein transferase, with amino-acid sequence MTTSSDHMPLSPEILLSAYSQGLFPMSDSADDPDCFWVKPEIRGIIPLDQFHIPRSLKKVIAQRKFDIRINTRFDDVMKECAKETGNRPSTWINRTIYEAYLQLHKVGHAHSIEAWRNNQLVGGLYGVSLGAGFFGESMFTRETDASKVCLAYLVKHLKKLNYILLDTQFTTDHLKRFGAIDIPNDEYLSLLSDAMSYEDIEFY
- a CDS encoding ATP-binding protein, producing MEVEQEIIEAFFERMSSPAYIKDENLKFVYVNSAYAEFYGMEPERFIGRTSSQISNTIATRLLEQDEAKVLASGAATQIGDRATSNRGTTIWREVERKPIITQNGTRYLTVILRDVSKYKDIEFQLEDTRNELEKVRELANIAEHRSADFLAKICHQVGSPTRSIISVVNSVSDGDFDKDRGSSIEQILSLSNTILGVVDDLSNYTSLDIMQAPVRSESFELFKLVCEVTSAVMPEASKKNLQFLSYIDPDIPMNLLGDAGKIRQVITNLISNAIRFTESGEVKLNISAVPHNNDQTTTVRFEIHDTGRGITAKEQEHLFDKYRPTKAGLHVGQGVSVSSALIALMGGIIRLDSAAGIGSKFWFELDFDVPKKIPQSIQKIPNLEKKRFIVIDDSEFDKALLEHQLKEWGGDVAACRNAEEAIAVMCALFEKGFTVEGVFIDDETNQSNNIDLYALIKDDEVLSHIPLFMMVSSADNFPTGEGVERNNYILKPLEIGSLRSLLLGIFSEHYDVQGTHEDINDLPRSVVKDPKIQQDRGLDKLIRNHDKGTNIDILLLESNTVNQIMLAQILESIGYQYKITSDIAEGEALFKSHQPKLVIIDAASREFNNEDTRLCLEKLKRFNGLVPLLGMMPFSDSADGEDETNLLLPVLDGQIKKPLSPPELFNKIEKWMQIADASQIRRA